Sequence from the Segatella copri genome:
ACACCCGTGCTGCTGGTGTAGCTTGGGCTGATGGTGACAAGATTGGTATCTTCATGACAGAAGCTGGCAAGACACTCTCTGCGGATGCTATCCAAGAGGGTGTTGACAATGTTTGCTATCAGTCAAATGGAAGTATAGCCTTTTCACCTGTTTCTGGTGGTAAGACTGTTTTCTTCCCGATAGATGGAGATGTGGACTTCTATTCTTACTATCCACAGACCACTGTCAATGACTACAAGGTAGCACTTGATGTAACAGACCAAACGAAACAGGAAGCTATCGACTTCATGTATGCCAAGACAGAAGGCTGCAACAAAGCTACGCCACAGGTTGACTTGAAGTTCTTCCATAAGTTAAGCAATCTTATTTTGGATGTTCAACCAGGTAACGGTCTCACGCAAGAAGACCTTAAGAAAATGACTGTGACAGTGAAAGGTCAGAATACCAAAGCCACTTTCAATCTTGTGGATGGAACTATCTCTGGTGAAGAAACTCCTGCGGACATCACGATGAAAACTACCGAAGTTGGCAAGCTGTATGAGGCAATCCTGCTCCCTACAGAAGAAGCAAGCCGAGTGATAGAGTTTGACCTCAAGAATGGTTACGACGCTCCTTTCGTATGGACAATGCCTGTAAAACTTGAGGGTGGAAAAAGATACCACTATACAGTAGTAAAATTGAGTCGTTCTGCCGTTGATATTTCTGGAACCATTAAGCCTTGGACAGAGGCTGGAGACAATAATGAACATATAGCACAATAACAACACTTAAAATATAACGTTTATGAAGAAGTTTAAAATTTTATACATCGCTGCCGCAGCATTGCTGTTTGCAGCTTGCGCTAACGAAGAAGACGGTATCGGCAACAGTGGTCCTGTTGCTGCTACAGTACAGGCGGATATTGTTAAAAACATCACACGTGCCACCACTGACGATACATGGTCTAAGAATGATGCCATTGGCGTATATGCCACATCATCTGGCTATACAACAGGAGACAATAAAAAGTATGTAACAACAAATGGGGATGGTACTTTTGAAGCTGCTGACAATAACAACATCATCTATTTCAAGGACAACAAAGAGACAACATTTAGTGCATACTATCCTTATAACAAATTCTTAACTGATGGTAAAATGAATTGGAATATAGCTGAGGTAGAAGCAAACCAACCTTGTAAGGCTGATGTACTTTTTGCCTCAGGGGCTACTGCAAGTAAAGCATCTCCAACTGTGAATTTTACAGATGCAGAACATCGCTTTAAGCATTGTATGAGTTTGGTTGAATTCAAAATTAAGCCAGGGCAGGGTGTCAAATATAACAATTATAAATTCAATAGCTTGAATATGAAAGGAATATTTACAAGCGGTAAATTTGACACAAGAACAGGTTCGGTTGAAACTGCTGGTGACAGAGCTACTCTTACTCGTGTTTTTAATGATGTACCTTTTGAAAGCGAAGAAAGTTTGGCTCTTCGCAAATTTTGGTGCACATAGTGCTAAAGCTTAAGCGCAACCTTTTTCTCCAACAAGGTGATGGAGGCTCGTCCTGCCATAATTCGTTTTACTGTTTTTATCTTGCATACCGTTCCTTCAAGAATTCCATTGTTCCATTTGCTGGTAATGGAATTCTTGATGGCCTGGTAGTCGTCAAGCAAACCCATGGCAAACTTTTCTATTCCATCCACCCCACATCCAATGGCCATATTTATCCATTTGTATAGTCCCATTTTGTTCTCTCCACTCAATATCCCTTGAAATGTGGAGACAAAGTATTTCAAATCATACATGTTTTTTTGTTGCATGAAAATCTTGACAGATTCCGTCTTTGGTCTTGAATTAAAGTGTACAATTGCGTTCCAAAGATCATGCTCTTCCATTCGTATGCTTTCTTTTGATAGAAATTTCCTCATTCTTTCTTTGTACTCCCCATATTCATTTTTCCATTTCTCCCTCAGAATGGACAGCAACATTTTCATTGCATACTTTTTCCCCGAACCATGAACGCCCTTGACCACACCTGAGTATTCCAAAGTCTTTTTCTCTAAGATTCTATCTGATATGTACTTCACATTTTTATATACCCATAGTTGGCTAGGGTTGAGAAAACTCTCATAAGTTGCATCTAGCAGTTTCTTAATCTCGCAACTGCTATAGCCTGTTTTGTCATGGATATCCTTTATAGAGAGCTCTTGATTTACATGCATTTGAAGACACAACTTCCGCTTAGCCAATGTTTTAGCTTTTTCCACGTCTTTACTCATTGAGTCCAAAGATGCATAAATACCTTGTAGCACCCAGGATTGATCTAAGACTGGAGGTTTGGGACCAATTTCACTTTTGTCCAACAAACGTTTTCTTTCATGCAAGAAGCGGCTTTGGACTTGTGGGAAAAGTGCTTTCGTCAAATTTTCCATAATATGGAATTTGTCTGCGACAACAGTTGCTGCAGGAAGAGCCTTCTTTATAGCCTTGATGTAACACTTGCCCCTATCGCGAGTGATGGTGGACACATGATGATAGAGGCTCAGGACTTCAGCGACCTTTTCGGAGTCTCTAGAATCAATCAATTCCAACACTTGACCAGTGTCATGATTGACGATGGCACTACCATACGAATAGCCTTTCCTTTTAGCAAAATCGTCTATACCAATGTTGGTTGCCGTCCTATCTGAAGCTAGTTTTATATTCTTGAGATGATTGATACATGTGTTGGGGCAGCAATGTATTCCCATATCCGACAATATTCTGGAAGCTGAGACTGATGACATCTGTAAGTGCACTTGGTTCATTAGTCTTGTACAGTCAATGGAAAATCTAGCATACTTGTTGAGCCAATCGGGCTGTTGCTCTGTAAAGAAATGACCATCGGCCTTACAGTGAAATTTACGCATATACAAAATCAGTGTAAAACGTTTTCCACCGAGCGGAGGCATGGTTACTTTCCTTTTTTGCCAGCCACGGGTATGATGTGTCTCGATATGGCAACGATCACAGCAAGCGCAAGTAGACTTGCTTTTTAGCGTCAGTGCCACTTCATCCTCTGTGATGGTATAGTTGATTATAACGAAATTAGCAAAGTGGGGGATGAGGAAAGCAACGAGGTTTTCTCCCACTTCAAAAGCATTTAATTTTAAATCCGTTTGGTTGTTTCCTAAATTTTCTGTACCTTTGCAAATGTTAGCGATTGTCTCCATTGTAAGTCTTATTTTTTGAACACTAATAAACTTACATTTTTTGTCGGACAATCGCTAACATTTTATGTAAAACTTTCTTAAAGAATTCTGCAGTTGGGCATTATGTGCACCAAAATTTGCGAAGAGCCGAAAGTTTTGCTTATATCATGTTGCCGCAAAGCCTTGAAAGCAATAAAATGGATATAGAGATTTACTTGTTGTTGAATGATAGCGAAGTAAAATACACAACCCCTATAACACCATCCACCAATGGACAATTTGAAGGTGGCAAAAAATATACATACAACATAACTGTTAAAAATACGGGGATTACTATAGAAAAAGCTAATATAGTTCCTTGGGAAAATGGTGATTCAAGTGATTTAGACGCAGATATAGCTTTGTAATGATAAATAAGGTACTGAAAATAGGGAATACAGGGTTAGTGAGCTTGGCCGCTCACTAACTCACTAACAATAAAAAACTGAAGATTATGAAGACGATAAAACAAAGAATTTCCTATGCGGTAATGGGCCTTATGGCTATGGGCTTTACAGCATGTACGCAAAATGAAGATATGGCTCCAACGCTGAAAGGGCAGGAAATCAATGCCACTTTCTCTGTTGGAGGTATGCAGACTCGTGTCAATACTTTAGGACATGGTGACAATTGGGAGGATAAAGATAAACTGAAAGTAGGGACATTTACTGATTTCGTTGCTGGTAGTACGGCTGTTCTTTCTTTTAATAGTGCAACAAACGAATGGTCTCGCAGTGGAAGTTTTCGTTGGTTAGATGAAGTCGACAAACATTTTATATTAGCTGTATATCCATCATCGGATGATTATGATCCATTTCATTTGGTATATGAATTGCCAACAAATCAAAGCTCACCAAAAGATTTGAAGTCTGCCGATTTAATAAATGGTCATTGGTACGGTTCTCCTTATGGTTATGTAACGATTCCAATGAAGCATCGTATGTCTTTGGTTACAATCATGTATCATGTTGGTACTGCAGAATATCCTAATTTGGACATAAGTAGCCCAAAAATTTGCTCACCTTGCAGTGGAGCGTATTTTAAATTGCCAGACGATAAAAATGGATGGAAAATGGACACTTCCAATTATCAAGAGGCTAAGTTGGTGGATGCCTGTAAGACAGAAGATGGTGAAGTGAAAACTTTCTCTGCCATCATAGTGCCTGGAACGGTGGGAACAGACAAGGAATTCTTAAAATTCTCAATAGGTGAGAAAAACTTTGTGTCAAAGCTAAAATCACAAACGGACTTTCAAGAGGGCGAGCGCTACACCTACAAACTCGATGTAGGAAAAGACAAAGTGGAACTGACCAGAATCAGCATAGATAATATGACTGGTTGGACAAATGAAGAAGAACTCAAATAAACAATGGAGGATATAACTATGCGCAAGATATTTCAATACATCATGCTGGCAGTCGTTACCATAGTAATGGCGTCATGCACAAGTGATA
This genomic interval carries:
- a CDS encoding fimbrillin family protein, yielding MKTIKQRISYAVMGLMAMGFTACTQNEDMAPTLKGQEINATFSVGGMQTRVNTLGHGDNWEDKDKLKVGTFTDFVAGSTAVLSFNSATNEWSRSGSFRWLDEVDKHFILAVYPSSDDYDPFHLVYELPTNQSSPKDLKSADLINGHWYGSPYGYVTIPMKHRMSLVTIMYHVGTAEYPNLDISSPKICSPCSGAYFKLPDDKNGWKMDTSNYQEAKLVDACKTEDGEVKTFSAIIVPGTVGTDKEFLKFSIGEKNFVSKLKSQTDFQEGERYTYKLDVGKDKVELTRISIDNMTGWTNEEELK
- a CDS encoding fimbrillin family protein codes for the protein MKKFKILYIAAAALLFAACANEEDGIGNSGPVAATVQADIVKNITRATTDDTWSKNDAIGVYATSSGYTTGDNKKYVTTNGDGTFEAADNNNIIYFKDNKETTFSAYYPYNKFLTDGKMNWNIAEVEANQPCKADVLFASGATASKASPTVNFTDAEHRFKHCMSLVEFKIKPGQGVKYNNYKFNSLNMKGIFTSGKFDTRTGSVETAGDRATLTRVFNDVPFESEESLALRKFWCT
- a CDS encoding fimbrillin family protein, giving the protein MKKMTKFFALALLAGAMVSCSTEDTAPSTQNDKVAVQFTGGISVNTRAAGVAWADGDKIGIFMTEAGKTLSADAIQEGVDNVCYQSNGSIAFSPVSGGKTVFFPIDGDVDFYSYYPQTTVNDYKVALDVTDQTKQEAIDFMYAKTEGCNKATPQVDLKFFHKLSNLILDVQPGNGLTQEDLKKMTVTVKGQNTKATFNLVDGTISGEETPADITMKTTEVGKLYEAILLPTEEASRVIEFDLKNGYDAPFVWTMPVKLEGGKRYHYTVVKLSRSAVDISGTIKPWTEAGDNNEHIAQ
- a CDS encoding BF2992 family fimbrillin-A clan protein — translated: MHQNLRRAESFAYIMLPQSLESNKMDIEIYLLLNDSEVKYTTPITPSTNGQFEGGKKYTYNITVKNTGITIEKANIVPWENGDSSDLDADIAL
- a CDS encoding ISL3 family transposase; this translates as METIANICKGTENLGNNQTDLKLNAFEVGENLVAFLIPHFANFVIINYTITEDEVALTLKSKSTCACCDRCHIETHHTRGWQKRKVTMPPLGGKRFTLILYMRKFHCKADGHFFTEQQPDWLNKYARFSIDCTRLMNQVHLQMSSVSASRILSDMGIHCCPNTCINHLKNIKLASDRTATNIGIDDFAKRKGYSYGSAIVNHDTGQVLELIDSRDSEKVAEVLSLYHHVSTITRDRGKCYIKAIKKALPAATVVADKFHIMENLTKALFPQVQSRFLHERKRLLDKSEIGPKPPVLDQSWVLQGIYASLDSMSKDVEKAKTLAKRKLCLQMHVNQELSIKDIHDKTGYSSCEIKKLLDATYESFLNPSQLWVYKNVKYISDRILEKKTLEYSGVVKGVHGSGKKYAMKMLLSILREKWKNEYGEYKERMRKFLSKESIRMEEHDLWNAIVHFNSRPKTESVKIFMQQKNMYDLKYFVSTFQGILSGENKMGLYKWINMAIGCGVDGIEKFAMGLLDDYQAIKNSITSKWNNGILEGTVCKIKTVKRIMAGRASITLLEKKVALKL